A window of bacterium contains these coding sequences:
- a CDS encoding nucleoside monophosphate kinase, which produces MKSKFLAVGPNPGKDLVANEGGVFWARYPIKSPLITEKTDLIAVLKKKAKPLLKKGDILAISEKVVAIWQKRSWPLGEIEPSFWARFLSRFVTKSDKGIGISIPETFELAIRVAGLWRIILASIFSALTKPLGIKGVFYRIAGRQVAMIDGPVDYALPPYNRYVSLGPKDPNASAESISEKLGFPLVAIVDANDYGIEVVGMSKNLLVNRRVMVRLLKGLLKDNPMGQTDEQTPFLILRKISRYKKETLNLVFLGDPGAGKGTQAEILKQKYGFNHLSPGDLFRREMKKGSKVGQIIARRYKKGEPQPNEIVNRLVFKKVEEIFKKNKPKGIIFDMYPFNRVQAQALRGIEKEFHLSYPLIFWFNVDSKEVVRRLSKRLVCSSCQKVFMANKLSQGLKTKRCPICKGRLVRREDDSAEIIRKRIAWYQDIKKELRSFYSVYPFWFEIDANPSVEKVAQQIEQKLKPLLNV; this is translated from the coding sequence ATGAAGAGTAAATTTTTGGCTGTTGGACCCAATCCCGGCAAAGATTTAGTGGCCAATGAAGGAGGTGTTTTTTGGGCGCGCTACCCTATAAAATCCCCTCTTATTACTGAAAAAACAGATTTGATAGCAGTTTTAAAGAAAAAGGCAAAACCATTGTTGAAAAAGGGGGATATACTGGCAATTTCAGAAAAGGTAGTGGCTATTTGGCAAAAGAGATCTTGGCCTTTGGGCGAGATTGAACCTTCTTTTTGGGCTAGGTTCTTAAGCCGTTTTGTCACTAAAAGCGACAAGGGAATCGGTATTTCTATACCTGAGACTTTTGAGTTGGCTATTCGCGTAGCTGGTTTGTGGAGGATTATTTTGGCTTCTATCTTTTCGGCTCTAACCAAACCATTAGGTATAAAAGGAGTTTTTTACCGGATTGCCGGACGCCAAGTTGCGATGATTGACGGTCCGGTAGATTATGCTTTGCCTCCATATAATCGTTATGTTTCTTTGGGTCCCAAAGATCCCAATGCAAGCGCTGAATCTATCAGCGAAAAATTAGGTTTTCCTTTAGTGGCTATTGTTGATGCTAATGATTATGGGATTGAAGTTGTGGGAATGAGCAAAAATCTTTTGGTTAACCGCAGAGTAATGGTTCGTCTGCTTAAGGGTTTACTCAAAGATAATCCAATGGGGCAGACAGATGAGCAGACACCTTTTTTAATTTTGCGGAAAATATCTCGCTATAAAAAAGAAACACTAAATCTTGTGTTTTTAGGTGATCCCGGGGCCGGAAAAGGAACTCAAGCGGAGATTTTAAAGCAGAAATATGGTTTTAATCATTTATCACCCGGTGATCTTTTCCGCAGGGAAATGAAAAAGGGTTCGAAAGTAGGGCAGATAATTGCCAGAAGATATAAAAAAGGCGAGCCTCAGCCTAATGAGATAGTCAATCGTTTAGTTTTTAAAAAAGTAGAAGAGATTTTTAAAAAGAACAAACCTAAAGGTATTATTTTTGATATGTATCCCTTTAATCGAGTTCAGGCTCAAGCATTAAGGGGTATAGAAAAGGAATTCCATTTAAGTTATCCCTTAATTTTTTGGTTTAATGTTGATTCTAAAGAAGTAGTAAGACGGCTCAGTAAACGTTTAGTTTGTAGTAGTTGTCAAAAGGTTTTTATGGCTAACAAACTTTCTCAAGGTCTAAAGACTAAAAGGTGTCCTATTTGTAAAGGGCGGTTAGTTCGGCGGGAAGATGATTCTGCAGAAATTATTCGTAAACGAATCGCTTGGTATCAGGATATAAAAAAAGAACTCCGTTCTTTCTATTCTGTCTATCCTTTCTGGTTTGAGATAGATGCCAATCCTTCAGTTGAAAAGGTGGCGCAGCAGATTGAGCAAAAACTAAAACCTCTTTTAAATGTCTAA
- a CDS encoding M24 family metallopeptidase, giving the protein MSKLNPSESKILRQGGKILGRILKRLLYLAAQKKTGDEIEAEAEKLIKDAGGFPAFKEAKNAKGEFYPAAICLSLNEEVVHGLPFGKKIYAGDLVSIDIGLRYKGLVTDMAWTIYVEGKDKKVKRMLKFNQLALKRAIQKARLPYFVEDISLEIERTAQEAGVVPVADLTGHGVGHSLHEPPAVFNIFPGKRKIVLEENKALAIEPIFALKEYKGLHTKGGWGIIAPKGVLTSHFEATVIVGKKPEIITPLP; this is encoded by the coding sequence ATGTCTAAGCTTAATCCTTCTGAATCAAAAATTCTACGCCAAGGGGGTAAAATATTGGGCAGAATCTTAAAAAGGCTTTTGTATTTAGCTGCTCAAAAGAAAACAGGAGACGAAATTGAGGCAGAAGCTGAAAAATTGATTAAAGACGCCGGTGGTTTTCCTGCTTTTAAAGAAGCAAAAAATGCAAAGGGAGAATTTTATCCTGCGGCTATTTGTCTTTCTCTTAATGAAGAAGTAGTGCACGGGCTTCCTTTTGGTAAAAAAATTTATGCCGGCGATTTGGTTAGTATAGATATAGGTTTGCGCTACAAAGGTTTAGTTACAGATATGGCTTGGACTATTTATGTTGAGGGTAAGGATAAAAAAGTTAAAAGAATGCTTAAATTCAACCAGTTAGCTTTAAAAAGAGCTATCCAAAAAGCGCGTCTGCCTTATTTTGTTGAGGATATATCTTTAGAAATAGAAAGGACAGCTCAGGAAGCAGGAGTGGTTCCTGTAGCTGATTTAACAGGTCATGGTGTTGGCCATTCCTTGCATGAACCGCCAGCAGTTTTTAATATTTTTCCGGGAAAAAGAAAAATTGTTTTAGAGGAGAATAAGGCTTTGGCAATAGAACCTATATTTGCTCTTAAAGAGTATAAGGGGTTGCACACCAAGGGGGGTTGGGGTATAATAGCACCTAAGGGAGTTTTAACTTCCCATTTTGAGGCCACAGTTATAGTTGGTAAAAAGCCGGAGATTATTACTCCTTTGCCTTGA
- the infA gene encoding translation initiation factor IF-1, protein MNKKEEKLVLEGKVVEALPNATFKVEIEGGQVVLAYLSGKLRKFHIKILKEDRVLVEFSPYDLAKGRIVRRLEKK, encoded by the coding sequence ATGAACAAAAAAGAAGAAAAACTGGTTTTGGAAGGAAAAGTTGTTGAAGCTTTGCCTAATGCTACCTTTAAGGTAGAGATTGAAGGCGGGCAGGTAGTTTTAGCTTATCTTTCCGGAAAATTGAGAAAATTCCACATTAAAATTTTAAAAGAAGACCGAGTTTTGGTTGAATTTTCCCCTTATGATTTAGCTAAAGGGAGAATTGTTAGACGTCTGGAGAAAAAATAA
- the rpmJ gene encoding 50S ribosomal protein L36, whose protein sequence is MKVRASVKKICAKCKIIRRSKRGKFSKSKKKVVMVICPNPKHKQRQG, encoded by the coding sequence ATGAAAGTTCGCGCCAGTGTCAAGAAAATTTGTGCCAAATGTAAAATAATCCGCCGTTCTAAGCGGGGTAAGTTTTCTAAATCCAAGAAAAAAGTTGTAATGGTAATTTGTCCCAATCCCAAACATAAACAAAGACAAGGTTAA
- the rpsM gene encoding 30S ribosomal protein S13, whose amino-acid sequence MRIAGKDLPKDKRLEIALTFIYGIGPSLAREIIQSVQVDPGKKIKELTPDEEKKIRHYIEKNLKIEADLKLEIERNLRRLKDIRCYRGMRHLRGLPVRGQKTRKNARTRKGKKITVGSGRNKPPAPK is encoded by the coding sequence ATGCGTATTGCTGGTAAAGATTTGCCCAAAGATAAAAGACTAGAGATAGCTTTGACTTTTATCTATGGCATAGGTCCTTCTTTGGCGCGAGAAATTATTCAGAGTGTGCAAGTTGATCCGGGAAAAAAGATAAAAGAATTAACCCCAGATGAGGAGAAGAAAATCCGTCATTATATAGAGAAAAATCTAAAAATAGAAGCAGACTTAAAGTTAGAGATAGAAAGAAATCTACGTCGCCTGAAAGATATTCGTTGTTATCGGGGAATGCGTCATTTAAGAGGATTACCTGTGCGCGGGCAAAAAACTCGTAAAAATGCGCGGACACGAAAAGGAAAGAAAATTACTGTAGGCAGTGGAAGAAATAAGCCGCCAGCTCCTAAATAG
- the rpsK gene encoding 30S ribosomal protein S11: MGKMRVKQAKSASAEEKQSLFVKRIKKKVNEGSIYIQSTFNNTIITLTNKKGEVVFWSSAGRCGFKGTKKGTPYAASVVANTVAEAGKSVGLHKVSIFVKGVGQGRDQALRTLVAAGFEVEEIKDLTPVPHNGPRAKKPRRV, encoded by the coding sequence ATGGGTAAAATGAGAGTAAAACAAGCAAAAAGTGCTAGCGCTGAAGAAAAGCAGTCTCTTTTTGTTAAAAGAATCAAGAAAAAGGTTAATGAAGGCAGTATTTATATCCAAAGTACTTTTAACAACACTATTATTACTTTAACCAATAAGAAAGGTGAGGTAGTTTTTTGGTCATCTGCAGGAAGGTGTGGATTTAAAGGCACCAAAAAAGGTACTCCCTATGCTGCCAGTGTGGTGGCTAATACTGTGGCTGAAGCTGGCAAATCAGTTGGTTTACATAAAGTAAGTATTTTTGTTAAAGGTGTGGGTCAAGGAAGAGATCAGGCATTGCGCACCTTGGTAGCTGCAGGTTTTGAGGTAGAGGAAATTAAGGATTTAACACCTGTGCCTCATAATGGGCCCAGAGCCAAAAAACCTAGACGGGTATAA
- the rpsD gene encoding 30S ribosomal protein S4, with translation MAEETTTEEKAETTSEAASSETKGAGLRFMKSKGVCRKCRRLGVKLFLKGEKCTSAKCPLIKRSYAPGQHGQKQTKISDYGRHLREKQKLVLIYSLKDRQLRRLIWKASRKKENTEEEIIQALERRLDSTIYRLGWALSRRQARKLVNGGFFSVNGRRIDRPGYLVNKKDKISLSERAKNSKLFKNIILPYAKEAEVPAWLKRKETEAEVLRFPQAEEAQLNVDLSLVIEFYKR, from the coding sequence ATGGCAGAAGAAACAACCACAGAAGAAAAAGCAGAAACAACATCAGAAGCTGCTTCCTCTGAAACAAAGGGAGCAGGTTTAAGGTTTATGAAATCAAAGGGTGTTTGCCGTAAATGTCGACGTTTAGGAGTGAAGCTGTTTTTAAAAGGAGAAAAATGCACTTCTGCCAAGTGCCCCTTGATTAAAAGATCTTATGCTCCGGGTCAGCACGGGCAAAAGCAGACAAAAATATCTGATTATGGTCGTCATTTACGCGAAAAACAAAAACTGGTTTTAATCTATAGCTTAAAAGATCGTCAGCTTCGACGTTTGATTTGGAAAGCTAGCCGTAAAAAAGAGAATACAGAAGAGGAAATCATTCAGGCTTTAGAGAGAAGGCTTGATAGCACAATCTATCGCTTAGGTTGGGCACTTTCTCGTCGTCAAGCGCGCAAATTGGTAAATGGAGGTTTTTTCTCTGTTAATGGTCGGCGGATTGACAGGCCGGGTTATTTAGTCAACAAAAAAGACAAAATTTCTCTTTCAGAGAGAGCGAAAAACTCCAAGCTTTTTAAAAACATTATTTTGCCTTATGCCAAAGAGGCAGAAGTACCTGCTTGGCTCAAAAGAAAAGAAACTGAGGCAGAGGTTTTGCGTTTTCCTCAAGCAGAAGAGGCGCAGCTCAATGTTGACCTTTCTTTGGTAATTGAGTTTTATAAAAGATAA
- a CDS encoding DNA-directed RNA polymerase subunit alpha has translation MEISLPKIVQVKQTKDSGVFEIAPLFPGYGITVANSLRRVLLSSLAGAAVDRVKIKGVEHEFSTLKGMKEDVLTFLLNLKNLRVKIVKDEAVLTLEVKGPKEVKAKDIKTPAGVEVVNPDLYLATLNKEGELKVLIYVKKGIGYITQEEKTEEEKAKGESREIGVVLLDSLFSPVKKVNFEIEYMRVGRRTDFEKVVLTVETDGSVAPKEAIKQAAKILADHFAVLSDIKKEEKVSVEVEVDKKEEKKQAKEDEVKKKPIAELNFSTRTTNALLANGIKTVGGLLRYSEEKMKELEGLGNKGVKEILSKLKRLKLLKD, from the coding sequence ATGGAAATTTCACTACCTAAAATTGTTCAGGTTAAACAAACTAAAGATTCAGGAGTTTTTGAAATTGCTCCTTTGTTTCCTGGTTATGGGATAACAGTGGCTAATTCTTTACGAAGAGTTCTTCTTTCTTCTTTGGCTGGAGCCGCAGTTGACAGAGTGAAGATAAAAGGGGTAGAGCATGAGTTTTCTACTCTCAAAGGGATGAAAGAAGATGTTTTGACATTTCTTCTCAATTTAAAAAATTTGAGAGTAAAGATTGTTAAAGATGAAGCTGTTTTAACACTTGAAGTTAAGGGGCCCAAAGAAGTCAAGGCTAAAGATATTAAAACTCCAGCAGGGGTAGAGGTAGTTAATCCGGATCTTTATCTAGCCACTCTTAACAAAGAGGGCGAACTAAAGGTTTTAATTTATGTGAAGAAAGGCATTGGTTATATTACCCAAGAAGAAAAAACAGAAGAAGAGAAAGCTAAAGGTGAGAGCCGCGAAATAGGTGTAGTTCTTTTGGATAGTCTTTTTAGTCCAGTGAAAAAAGTTAATTTTGAAATTGAGTATATGCGAGTAGGGCGTAGAACTGATTTTGAAAAAGTTGTTTTAACTGTTGAGACTGACGGCAGTGTTGCTCCCAAAGAAGCAATAAAACAGGCAGCCAAAATTTTAGCTGATCATTTTGCTGTTTTGTCAGACATTAAAAAAGAAGAAAAGGTTTCTGTGGAAGTAGAGGTTGATAAGAAGGAGGAGAAAAAGCAAGCCAAAGAAGATGAAGTAAAAAAGAAGCCTATTGCTGAACTTAATTTTTCTACCCGCACTACCAATGCTCTTTTGGCTAATGGGATAAAGACTGTGGGTGGACTTTTGCGCTACTCAGAGGAGAAAATGAAAGAATTGGAAGGATTGGGCAATAAAGGAGTTAAAGAAATTTTATCTAAACTTAAACGCTTAAAATTACTTAAAGATTAA
- the rplQ gene encoding 50S ribosomal protein L17 — protein sequence MRHLKKRLKFSRPAKESKRLLRNLLANLILYERIKTTEAKAKKAKGLLDKLINIGKKGNLSAYRQLLKFFYIKEPAKKIIEDLAKRYKDVNSGYSRIIRLQRRKGDGAVVVIWELVEAKKEKKVAKTKNKTATKKKKEKEKDKVASLRSTKTSKKTSANKK from the coding sequence ATGCGTCACCTAAAGAAAAGGTTGAAGTTTTCCCGTCCAGCTAAGGAATCCAAAAGGCTTTTACGCAACCTTTTGGCTAATTTAATTTTGTATGAAAGAATTAAGACTACAGAAGCAAAGGCAAAAAAGGCAAAGGGTTTATTGGATAAGTTAATCAATATCGGCAAAAAGGGTAATCTTTCTGCCTATCGCCAGCTTTTAAAGTTTTTTTACATCAAGGAGCCGGCTAAAAAAATTATTGAAGATTTAGCCAAAAGATATAAAGATGTAAATTCCGGCTACAGCCGCATTATCCGTTTGCAAAGACGGAAAGGAGATGGGGCCGTGGTGGTTATTTGGGAGTTGGTTGAGGCTAAAAAAGAAAAAAAAGTTGCTAAAACCAAAAATAAAACAGCAACAAAAAAGAAGAAGGAAAAGGAAAAAGATAAAGTGGCTTCTTTGCGATCAACAAAAACAAGCAAGAAAACTTCAGCAAATAAAAAGTAG
- the rplM gene encoding 50S ribosomal protein L13, translating to MVKERKETKHFKGPIVRNWYLFDASEFYLGRLAAQIAVFLMGKHKPVYSPHLDLGDIVVVINAQKVKVSGRKMEEKKYFRHTGYVGHLKEINLKELLKRKPEEVIFRAVKNMLPKNRLQKKRLKRLKIFTLDNHPYKEQKIAVIKPEK from the coding sequence ATGGTTAAGGAACGTAAAGAAACAAAACATTTTAAAGGTCCAATTGTCAGGAATTGGTATTTGTTTGATGCTTCAGAGTTCTACTTGGGTCGTTTGGCAGCTCAGATAGCGGTTTTTCTTATGGGTAAACATAAGCCTGTATATTCACCCCATTTAGATTTGGGTGATATTGTAGTGGTTATTAATGCGCAAAAAGTGAAAGTAAGCGGCAGGAAGATGGAAGAGAAAAAGTATTTTCGCCATACTGGTTATGTCGGCCATTTGAAAGAAATAAATCTCAAAGAATTGCTAAAAAGGAAACCTGAAGAAGTTATTTTTAGGGCAGTTAAAAATATGTTGCCTAAAAATAGGTTACAGAAGAAAAGATTAAAACGGCTCAAGATTTTTACTTTAGATAACCATCCTTATAAAGAACAAAAAATAGCTGTAATTAAGCCAGAAAAATAA
- the rpsI gene encoding 30S ribosomal protein S9, whose protein sequence is MPKKGIKVTKTRYVEAIGRRKEATARVRFTKGNGRFLVNLQKVESFFNDIFAAKNLMLAPLVLVKMEDKFDISAKVRGGGKKAQIEAIRLGIARALVKIDESLKPTLRKAGFLTRDPREKERKKYGLKRARRAPQWSKR, encoded by the coding sequence ATGCCTAAAAAAGGGATTAAAGTTACAAAAACTCGTTATGTGGAAGCAATAGGCAGACGCAAAGAAGCAACTGCCAGAGTAAGATTTACTAAAGGTAATGGCAGATTTTTGGTAAATTTGCAAAAAGTGGAGAGTTTTTTTAATGATATTTTTGCCGCTAAAAATTTGATGCTTGCTCCTTTGGTTTTGGTCAAGATGGAAGATAAATTTGATATCTCTGCTAAAGTCAGAGGCGGAGGTAAAAAAGCCCAGATTGAGGCTATAAGGCTGGGTATAGCTCGGGCTCTAGTCAAGATTGATGAAAGCTTAAAACCTACTTTACGTAAAGCTGGGTTTTTGACTCGTGATCCAAGAGAAAAAGAACGCAAAAAATATGGTCTCAAGAGAGCTAGAAGAGCGCCGCAGTGGTCAAAGCGATAG
- a CDS encoding YbjQ family protein, producing MLISTLEKIPNREIVEVLGIVKGNTVRARWFGADVWAGLKQIVGGEIGSYTSMIDRAREEALKRMAKKAEKLGADAVVGVRFTTSSIMSGAAEILVYGTAVKLRSK from the coding sequence ATGCTTATTTCTACTTTAGAGAAGATTCCCAACAGGGAAATTGTTGAGGTTTTAGGAATTGTGAAAGGAAATACAGTTAGGGCTCGTTGGTTTGGTGCTGATGTTTGGGCGGGATTGAAGCAGATTGTGGGAGGAGAGATAGGAAGTTATACTTCAATGATTGATCGGGCTCGGGAGGAGGCTTTAAAAAGAATGGCCAAAAAAGCAGAAAAATTAGGTGCCGATGCCGTAGTGGGCGTCAGATTTACCACCTCTTCTATAATGAGTGGAGCGGCAGAGATTTTAGTTTATGGCACAGCGGTGAAGTTGCGGTCCAAATAG
- the tmk gene encoding dTMP kinase, which yields MAKKKNKGKFIVFEGIEGCGKTTQIQLLKQYLSKKGLKVLFTKEPGDTPLGKRLRKILLHQKQLQIYTITELMLSAADRAQHITEIILPALKSNKLVISDRYTISTWCYQGYAGGIKTETIEKINSIATLGIEPDIVFILDIDPKEGFRRKKDKKDRFESRNMHFHQKVRKGYLVWAKKNPKKAVVLNGHQSPVKIHQLVLKELKKRSII from the coding sequence ATGGCAAAAAAGAAAAATAAGGGGAAATTTATTGTTTTTGAGGGAATAGAAGGATGCGGGAAAACCACTCAAATCCAGCTCCTCAAGCAGTACCTTTCTAAAAAAGGCTTAAAGGTTTTATTTACTAAAGAACCGGGAGACACTCCTTTGGGAAAAAGGCTGAGAAAAATTCTGCTTCACCAAAAACAACTTCAAATTTATACCATAACAGAACTTATGCTTTCTGCCGCTGACCGGGCCCAGCATATTACCGAAATAATCCTTCCTGCTCTAAAAAGCAATAAATTAGTTATTAGCGACCGTTACACAATTTCTACTTGGTGCTATCAGGGTTATGCTGGCGGCATAAAAACAGAAACTATTGAGAAAATAAACTCTATTGCCACATTAGGTATAGAACCAGATATTGTCTTTATCCTTGATATTGATCCAAAAGAAGGCTTTAGGCGGAAAAAAGACAAAAAGGATCGTTTTGAAAGCAGAAATATGCATTTTCATCAAAAAGTAAGAAAAGGATACCTTGTCTGGGCAAAAAAGAACCCCAAAAAAGCCGTTGTCTTAAACGGCCATCAATCACCTGTAAAAATCCATCAGTTAGTCTTAAAAGAACTCAAAAAACGCTCTATTATTTAA
- a CDS encoding AbrB/MazE/SpoVT family DNA-binding domain-containing protein, which produces MAKQSKVLAKIVTLSEKGQLVIPKVIQEKMGLKTGEQMIVMAQSKGFLMVAPLRLAEKWLLKVLAGISAFKKIIKENGKDN; this is translated from the coding sequence ATGGCTAAACAAAGCAAGGTGTTGGCTAAAATTGTCACTTTGAGCGAAAAAGGTCAATTGGTTATCCCTAAAGTGATACAGGAAAAGATGGGGCTAAAAACAGGGGAGCAAATGATAGTAATGGCTCAATCCAAGGGTTTTTTAATGGTAGCTCCCTTGCGTTTAGCTGAAAAATGGTTGTTAAAGGTTTTAGCAGGAATTTCTGCTTTTAAAAAGATTATCAAGGAAAATGGAAAAGATAATTGA
- a CDS encoding ABC transporter ATP-binding protein: MEKIIEVKNLSKQFKNFKAVKNISFDVKKGEIFGFLGPNGAGKSTTIRVLTTLLRPTSGTVKVGGFSVDKEADKVREKIGLVAEKIILYDLLTARENLHFFGRLYRLQADELNKRIDFWLKELGMKRWENKLVGSFSTGMKQRVNLARALLTEPDVLFLDEPTLGLDPQTTRHIRDFILALNKKGKTIVLTTHDMHEAELVCDRIAIINKGELVAVDTLEGLKKRVPKIKNPSLEEIFLNLTGKEVNDLPRAKVVGSSPHFRGVVRKQNRIR; the protein is encoded by the coding sequence ATGGAAAAGATAATTGAAGTTAAAAATTTAAGCAAACAGTTCAAAAACTTTAAAGCTGTTAAAAATATCTCCTTTGATGTCAAAAAAGGGGAGATATTTGGTTTTTTAGGACCAAATGGAGCTGGAAAATCAACTACTATTAGGGTTCTTACTACTTTGCTTCGTCCTACTTCTGGGACAGTTAAGGTGGGTGGTTTTTCTGTTGATAAAGAGGCGGATAAAGTAAGAGAAAAAATAGGTTTAGTAGCAGAGAAAATTATTCTTTATGATTTACTGACTGCGAGAGAAAATCTTCATTTTTTTGGTCGTCTTTACCGTTTGCAAGCAGACGAATTAAATAAGAGAATTGATTTTTGGTTAAAAGAGTTGGGGATGAAGCGTTGGGAAAATAAATTAGTAGGTTCATTTTCAACCGGGATGAAGCAGAGAGTTAATTTAGCTCGCGCCCTCCTCACTGAGCCGGATGTTCTTTTTTTAGATGAGCCTACATTGGGTTTGGATCCGCAAACAACAAGGCACATCAGAGATTTTATCTTGGCTTTAAACAAAAAAGGGAAAACAATAGTTTTGACTACTCACGATATGCATGAAGCAGAGCTTGTTTGTGATCGGATAGCGATTATAAATAAGGGAGAACTTGTTGCTGTTGATACACTGGAGGGTTTAAAAAAGAGAGTGCCAAAAATTAAAAACCCTTCCTTAGAAGAGATATTTTTAAATTTAACTGGCAAAGAGGTTAATGATTTGCCCAGAGCTAAAGTTGTGGGTTCTTCCCCTCATTTTAGGGGAGTGGTTAGAAAACAAAACCGTATAAGATAA
- a CDS encoding ABC transporter permease, translating to MLKFCREVLEITKKDLKELLRDRIRLISFLLMPIFMMTIIGYIYPSQNTVQGIPLAVADQDNSEISQEVVNQIKELHNPDSQQPVFELIFKQNKEEVKDAIKKGDANGGLIILDGFEDKIKKGSSATIVIVEDEANPIVSQIVSQLLDKFLSQLSLGFAQQRVKLLIENVNKQFNELPQHSSIAHFGTKSFFAVPDLKPIKVSFEGIVGEESNYFEFMAPGVMAMVILTAVLTGLASSISREEETGTIDGIMVAPVSRFSIIVGKSFTQALRGIVQGLIILALSMLLFGVKVYGSFWLVLFLMFLGIFSFVGLGILVSAFATRQETATQLLFMFQLPMILLSGVFFPIQQMPKIMQYISKGIPFTYMVNALRQVLVLGASLGDVKVDIFVLAGFGLLTLFIAVPVFRWIMTR from the coding sequence ATGTTAAAGTTTTGCCGTGAAGTTTTAGAAATCACTAAAAAGGATCTTAAAGAGCTTTTAAGGGACAGAATACGTCTAATTAGCTTTCTTTTGATGCCTATATTTATGATGACTATTATTGGTTATATATACCCTTCTCAAAATACAGTGCAAGGTATCCCTTTGGCAGTAGCTGACCAAGATAATTCAGAAATCAGTCAAGAGGTGGTCAATCAAATAAAAGAACTACATAATCCTGATAGTCAGCAACCTGTTTTTGAACTTATTTTTAAACAAAACAAAGAGGAGGTTAAAGACGCTATTAAAAAAGGAGATGCTAACGGTGGCTTAATAATTCTTGATGGTTTTGAAGACAAGATAAAAAAAGGAAGCTCAGCGACAATAGTTATAGTCGAGGACGAAGCTAATCCTATAGTCAGCCAAATTGTCTCCCAATTGTTAGATAAGTTTTTGTCCCAGTTGAGTTTAGGTTTTGCCCAGCAAAGAGTCAAGTTGTTGATTGAAAATGTCAATAAGCAGTTTAATGAGTTGCCGCAACATTCCTCTATAGCGCATTTTGGAACTAAGAGCTTTTTTGCTGTTCCTGATCTTAAACCTATCAAGGTCAGTTTTGAAGGGATTGTGGGTGAAGAAAGCAATTATTTTGAATTTATGGCGCCGGGTGTAATGGCAATGGTAATTTTAACCGCTGTTTTAACTGGTTTGGCTAGCTCAATTTCCAGAGAGGAGGAAACAGGCACTATTGACGGGATTATGGTTGCTCCAGTAAGCCGTTTTTCTATTATTGTGGGCAAATCCTTTACTCAAGCCTTAAGAGGTATTGTGCAGGGTTTGATAATTCTAGCTTTATCAATGCTTCTTTTTGGTGTTAAGGTTTATGGCAGCTTTTGGCTTGTTTTGTTTTTAATGTTTTTGGGCATTTTTTCTTTTGTTGGTTTAGGGATTTTGGTTTCAGCTTTTGCCACGCGGCAGGAGACGGCTACTCAACTACTTTTTATGTTTCAGTTGCCGATGATTCTTTTATCAGGCGTGTTTTTTCCGATTCAGCAAATGCCTAAAATAATGCAGTATATATCCAAAGGCATACCTTTTACTTATATGGTTAATGCTTTGCGGCAGGTATTGGTTTTAGGCGCTTCTTTAGGTGATGTTAAAGTTGATATTTTTGTCTTAGCCGGCTTTGGTCTTTTAACTTTATTCATTGCAGTTCCTGTTTTTCGCTGGATAATGACGCGTTAG
- the rbfA gene encoding 30S ribosome-binding factor RbfA: MSRLERVNSTLQALISKFLEEEREVFSPYFLTVKKVEASKDLKNAKVWIAVLGDDFSEDEILTKLELLRSDLQSFVGKKITFKFNPRLSFKIDYSGEKAQRIEEILRGLKEES; this comes from the coding sequence ATGTCTCGTTTGGAAAGAGTTAATTCTACTTTACAGGCTTTAATCAGCAAGTTTTTAGAAGAGGAGAGGGAAGTTTTTTCTCCTTATTTTTTGACGGTTAAAAAAGTGGAGGCAAGCAAAGATTTAAAAAATGCTAAAGTTTGGATTGCAGTTTTGGGTGATGACTTTTCTGAAGATGAGATTTTGACAAAATTAGAGCTTTTGCGCAGTGATTTGCAAAGTTTTGTAGGTAAAAAGATTACTTTTAAGTTTAACCCCCGCCTAAGTTTTAAGATTGATTATTCTGGTGAAAAAGCCCAGCGGATTGAAGAGATTTTACGCGGTCTTAAAGAGGAATCTTGA